In one window of Fibrobacter sp. UWB5 DNA:
- a CDS encoding lytic transglycosylase domain-containing protein, which translates to MKSNVRISKLTFAIALVLCFGALGLFVSHWHARQAEIQQLAVKESILRGELEQLSAWGKWTIDYVKISRALDYLSKGRLTEEQREMLTEQIWQISRSYATDPLLILAVVAQESHGNPNARGRMQSGAYSGALGLMQIKLETAKKMGAHFGLSVETEEDLLRPEINVTVGTAYLIRLISKYGNWKDALIAYNLGHSAVDRMLQSGKPLPTKYYEHVISKYQNLMSLEF; encoded by the coding sequence TGGGGCTTTTTGTGTCTCATTGGCATGCTCGCCAGGCAGAAATCCAGCAGCTTGCCGTCAAAGAATCGATTTTGCGCGGCGAACTGGAACAGCTGAGCGCATGGGGCAAGTGGACGATTGACTACGTCAAAATCAGCCGTGCGTTGGATTACCTTTCAAAAGGTCGCTTGACCGAAGAGCAGCGTGAAATGCTCACGGAACAGATTTGGCAGATTTCACGATCGTATGCGACAGACCCGTTGCTTATTTTGGCGGTGGTAGCCCAGGAAAGTCACGGAAATCCGAATGCCCGCGGACGCATGCAGTCGGGGGCCTACTCGGGTGCGCTGGGGCTTATGCAAATCAAGCTTGAAACGGCAAAGAAAATGGGCGCTCACTTCGGGCTCAGTGTCGAGACCGAAGAAGACTTGCTGAGGCCCGAAATCAACGTGACGGTAGGAACCGCCTATCTGATCCGCTTGATTTCTAAATACGGCAACTGGAAAGACGCCTTGATTGCATACAACTTAGGACATTCGGCGGTAGACCGCATGCTTCAATCGGGCAAACCTTTGCCGACCAAATATTACGAGCACGTGATTTCCAAATACCAGAACCTGATGAGTCTCGAATTTTAA
- a CDS encoding TolC family protein has product MFRVIAVLFLVTSVLAGEIRYSLDQFVEEGLAADPQVAELKYGTEAKKNQIRKLKSEAILPTFYVGMMVGPAPGLKNELQNGDTVEVYDFTKMGPFWGVQAKFIQPLNLGQYRAGKMALEADLQQKSFDIENQVHKKDVELQTYYYNYLLAKEMIRIAGDAQSKVDDAYEKLEEALDDDDPNVSQMDLLNLKAKMHTVKEGVTEANLGMKRVMLAIRFSLRMDENDSFVAEDSVLAPRTEPLPSLDEVRNMTLKYHPELRQLSAGIRARRIQMDLAEAKLAPEFFVMGEIEYVKSWAGNRSILQKNAFAEDAVNKLDGVLGVGVRYNLNFWKNWEGYRSARTDMRSLQLKESYASDGLMAKAEEQYYQVVAAKEKLDAMKESLRASEGILKGAAMQYDLDKSKTGDLVSAYTQNITMQKDYYFAVCSYNVEFAQLIAKIGMSLKEFHTIYMNQ; this is encoded by the coding sequence ATGTTTCGTGTAATCGCAGTCCTCTTCTTGGTCACAAGTGTGCTTGCCGGTGAAATCCGGTATAGTCTTGACCAGTTCGTGGAAGAAGGTCTCGCGGCGGATCCGCAGGTGGCAGAACTCAAATATGGCACCGAAGCGAAGAAAAACCAGATCCGCAAATTGAAATCCGAGGCCATTTTGCCGACTTTTTATGTGGGCATGATGGTGGGCCCCGCTCCCGGTTTAAAGAACGAATTGCAGAACGGTGATACGGTCGAAGTTTATGACTTTACCAAAATGGGCCCTTTCTGGGGTGTTCAGGCGAAATTTATCCAGCCTCTGAATCTGGGACAGTATCGCGCCGGTAAAATGGCTCTGGAAGCCGACTTGCAGCAAAAGAGTTTCGATATCGAAAACCAGGTCCACAAAAAAGACGTGGAACTGCAGACGTATTACTACAACTACCTTCTGGCAAAAGAAATGATCCGCATTGCGGGCGATGCGCAGTCCAAGGTAGATGACGCCTACGAAAAGTTGGAAGAAGCCCTGGACGATGACGATCCGAACGTGTCGCAGATGGACCTTTTGAACCTGAAGGCCAAAATGCATACGGTCAAGGAAGGCGTTACCGAAGCCAATCTGGGTATGAAGCGCGTGATGCTTGCTATTCGTTTTTCGCTGAGAATGGACGAAAACGACTCCTTCGTGGCCGAGGATTCCGTGCTGGCTCCGCGAACCGAACCGTTGCCCTCGCTTGACGAAGTGCGCAATATGACTCTGAAATACCATCCGGAACTGCGTCAGCTTTCTGCGGGCATTCGCGCCCGCCGCATTCAGATGGACTTGGCCGAAGCAAAACTTGCCCCCGAATTCTTTGTGATGGGTGAAATCGAATACGTGAAGAGCTGGGCCGGTAACAGAAGTATCTTGCAGAAGAATGCTTTTGCCGAAGATGCCGTGAACAAGCTCGATGGCGTCTTGGGCGTCGGCGTTCGCTACAACTTGAATTTCTGGAAAAACTGGGAAGGCTACCGTTCCGCCCGTACGGACATGCGCAGCCTTCAGCTGAAAGAATCTTACGCTTCGGACGGCTTGATGGCCAAGGCCGAAGAACAGTATTACCAGGTAGTTGCCGCCAAGGAAAAACTTGATGCCATGAAAGAAAGCCTGCGTGCTTCCGAAGGCATTTTGAAGGGCGCTGCCATGCAGTACGATTTGGACAAATCAAAGACGGGTGACTTGGTTTCGGCTTATACGCAAAATATTACCATGCAAAAAGATTACTATTTTGCGGTATGTTCGTATAATGTGGAGTTCGCCCAGCTGATTGCAAAGATTGGGATGTCTTTGAAGGAATTCCATACGATTTATATGAACCAGTGA
- a CDS encoding phospholipid-binding protein MlaC translates to MFKKILIAIACASLVAFAAEDPVAAIKKKDAELQTLLKKSSRNAKETERVKSLLSDSFDFALLAKKSLSNKDWEAQDAASQEKFVAEFQRMVRNSSAKRLELYRADSTIYEPAKMKKDDEARVVAHLWNKGKESVLEYKMSLVDGKWKAWDLVIDDLSTARNYKDQFSQILKTKSFAELIDIISKKADESEK, encoded by the coding sequence ATGTTCAAGAAGATTTTAATCGCTATCGCATGCGCCTCTTTGGTAGCCTTTGCCGCCGAAGATCCGGTCGCCGCCATCAAGAAGAAGGATGCCGAACTCCAGACTCTTTTGAAGAAGTCTAGCCGCAATGCGAAGGAAACGGAACGCGTCAAGAGCTTGCTCAGCGATTCCTTTGATTTCGCCCTGCTCGCCAAGAAATCCTTGTCCAACAAGGATTGGGAGGCTCAGGATGCCGCTTCGCAGGAAAAGTTCGTTGCCGAATTCCAGCGCATGGTTCGCAATTCCAGCGCCAAGCGCCTGGAACTCTACCGCGCCGACTCTACGATTTATGAACCTGCCAAGATGAAGAAGGATGACGAAGCCCGCGTGGTGGCCCACCTCTGGAACAAGGGCAAGGAATCGGTTCTGGAATACAAGATGAGCCTGGTTGACGGCAAGTGGAAGGCTTGGGACTTGGTCATCGACGATCTTTCTACGGCACGCAATTACAAGGATCAGTTCTCGCAAATTCTCAAGACCAAGAGCTTTGCAGAATTGATCGATATCATCAGCAAGAAGGCTGATGAATCGGAGAAGTAA
- a CDS encoding pseudouridine synthase, whose amino-acid sequence MPALTLDRLLASIGFGSRKEARALVRMGMVELNGEVLDDPFVEFKERPESITVNGEEVPTIEKLYIMMDKPLDVECSHNARDHQSVFELLPDRFSAMGIQTVGRLDADSSGLLLFSNQGDFIHKVESPKKGYLKQYRVTLARPFTEEQKAELLRGIMLKDERRPVLARELSVDGDSVLISIGEGLYHQVRRMFAAVGNHVLTLKREAIGPVVLDQTLGKGGWRYLTAEEVASLT is encoded by the coding sequence ATGCCTGCTTTGACTTTGGATAGACTGCTCGCTTCTATCGGCTTTGGTTCGCGCAAGGAGGCCCGAGCCTTGGTGCGCATGGGTATGGTGGAACTGAACGGCGAAGTCCTTGACGATCCGTTTGTGGAATTCAAGGAACGTCCGGAATCGATTACGGTGAACGGCGAAGAAGTCCCGACAATCGAAAAACTTTACATCATGATGGACAAACCGCTGGATGTGGAATGCAGTCACAACGCCCGCGACCACCAGTCGGTGTTCGAGCTGTTGCCGGACCGTTTTTCGGCGATGGGAATCCAGACGGTGGGTCGCCTGGATGCGGACTCTTCGGGATTGTTGCTGTTTTCGAACCAGGGCGATTTTATCCACAAGGTCGAAAGTCCCAAGAAGGGTTATCTGAAACAGTACCGCGTGACGCTGGCGCGCCCGTTTACCGAAGAGCAGAAGGCGGAACTGTTGCGCGGCATCATGCTTAAAGACGAGCGCCGTCCTGTGTTGGCCCGCGAACTTTCGGTTGATGGCGATTCTGTGCTGATCTCGATTGGCGAAGGACTGTACCACCAGGTCCGCCGTATGTTTGCCGCCGTGGGCAATCACGTGCTTACGCTTAAGCGCGAAGCCATCGGCCCGGTGGTGCTGGACCAGACGCTTGGCAAGGGTGGGTGGCGCTATTTGACGGCCGAGGAAGTAGCCTCGCTGACCTAA
- a CDS encoding HU family DNA-binding protein yields MANITKQALIQEIAKSTGFVRNDIKTVIEQFLDLLGEKLIEGNTIEIRGFGTFSCKPRKARPARNPRTGETVLIEERMVPSFKFSNDIKDKINSLEALVEGVNAKLEAEDRDVVISAQPQEIQADEEA; encoded by the coding sequence GTGGCAAATATAACTAAACAAGCACTGATTCAAGAAATCGCCAAGTCCACCGGATTTGTGCGCAACGATATTAAGACCGTCATCGAGCAGTTTCTCGACCTTTTGGGCGAAAAGCTGATCGAAGGCAACACCATCGAGATTCGTGGTTTCGGCACTTTCAGCTGCAAGCCGCGCAAGGCTCGTCCGGCCCGCAATCCCCGCACCGGCGAAACCGTGCTTATCGAAGAACGCATGGTCCCTTCCTTCAAGTTCAGCAACGACATCAAGGACAAGATCAACAGTCTCGAAGCCCTGGTCGAAGGCGTGAACGCCAAGCTCGAAGCAGAGGACCGCGATGTCGTGATTTCTGCCCAGCCGCAAGAAATCCAGGCCGACGAAGAAGCCTAA
- a CDS encoding tRNA-dihydrouridine synthase: protein MLKSFKLRNLDVFPNTILSPMDGVTDAPFRRLCRVLSGNRMGLLVSEFVPTDGDSVFCLDGHKQLKFFPEERPFGVQIFGRFPDRMAAAAKKIAENLHPEFIEVNAGCPAPKVAGKGSGSGLLRDLPRLQEILHDVRAALDSSSVDIPLTLKCRIGWDDQSINVMETLAIAEGEGVEMLTVHGRTRLQGYNGLANWEWIGKVAAAAKIPVIGNGDVNSVAVARERIETYGVSGVSIGRGAMHNPWIFGQIADAWEGKPAHEITAMEALDVFPLYYKFKLEDGSTEMGALGRLKQLGARLCKGFCQEGCGDEAGMHVRQTLLTAQTPQEFFERLEVLKNGVVKSMRYDPNRLVNLNGAKETELRFGDQFAGR, encoded by the coding sequence ATGTTGAAAAGTTTCAAACTCAGAAATTTGGATGTATTTCCGAACACAATCCTCAGCCCCATGGACGGGGTGACGGATGCTCCCTTCCGTAGGCTTTGCCGGGTTCTTTCCGGCAACCGGATGGGGCTTCTGGTGTCGGAATTCGTCCCGACGGACGGAGATTCCGTTTTTTGCCTGGATGGCCACAAGCAACTGAAGTTTTTCCCCGAAGAACGCCCGTTTGGCGTCCAAATTTTCGGGCGGTTCCCGGACCGTATGGCCGCCGCCGCTAAAAAGATAGCCGAAAACCTTCATCCGGAGTTTATCGAGGTGAATGCGGGCTGCCCGGCGCCCAAGGTGGCGGGGAAGGGAAGCGGGTCCGGATTGTTGCGTGACCTGCCTCGGCTGCAAGAAATTTTGCACGACGTCCGCGCTGCCCTGGATTCCTCGAGTGTAGACATTCCGCTGACGCTCAAGTGCCGAATCGGTTGGGATGACCAGAGCATTAACGTGATGGAAACGCTGGCGATTGCCGAGGGCGAAGGCGTCGAGATGCTCACTGTGCATGGCCGTACCCGCCTGCAGGGGTACAACGGCCTTGCCAACTGGGAATGGATTGGCAAGGTCGCGGCCGCGGCCAAGATTCCCGTCATCGGGAATGGCGACGTGAACAGCGTGGCTGTTGCTCGCGAGCGCATTGAAACTTATGGCGTGTCGGGCGTGTCCATTGGCCGCGGCGCCATGCACAACCCGTGGATTTTCGGACAGATTGCCGATGCTTGGGAAGGTAAGCCCGCACATGAAATTACTGCGATGGAAGCTCTTGACGTGTTCCCGCTTTACTACAAGTTCAAACTTGAAGACGGCTCTACTGAAATGGGGGCGCTAGGCCGCCTGAAACAGTTGGGCGCAAGACTCTGCAAGGGTTTTTGCCAAGAAGGATGCGGTGACGAAGCCGGAATGCATGTGCGTCAGACGTTGCTTACCGCGCAGACTCCGCAAGAATTTTTCGAACGCTTAGAGGTGTTGAAAAATGGTGTTGTGAAATCGATGCGCTACGATCCGAATCGCTTGGTAAACCTGAACGGAGCCAAGGAAACCGAATTGAGGTTTGGCGACCAGTTTGCCGGAAGGTAA
- a CDS encoding type II toxin-antitoxin system RelB/DinJ family antitoxin — translation MAIVSVRMEDETKKKFETFCDSVGITVSAAVNMFVKMTIREDRLPFDVKGHSFEPLGKVVQAKGVD, via the coding sequence ATGGCAATAGTAAGCGTAAGAATGGAAGACGAAACAAAGAAAAAGTTTGAAACTTTTTGTGATTCCGTCGGGATCACTGTTTCGGCAGCAGTAAACATGTTCGTGAAAATGACGATCCGCGAAGATCGCCTGCCCTTTGATGTCAAGGGTCATTCGTTTGAACCGCTGGGAAAGGTGGTTCAGGCGAAGGGCGTAGACTAA